GTTCATCGTATCCTGAAATCAGTGCTTAAAATGGTTCCTCAGAATGATGATTTGGCCGTTTTGCACTCTGAACGCCATTTGAGGAGTGTCGCTGAACATTGCTCAGAGAGAGAGCGATGGGGGATGAAGTCGGAGTGGGCGAGTCGTGATTTGGCGGGTGCTTTCTTCATGAAAGACAAGGTGGGAGAGAGATTTATGGGAATTATTGCCGGTGTTTCAAAGGCGGGACTTTATGTGGAACTTTTGGGCTACTTTATTGAAGGGTTGGTTCCGATGAGAAATTTGAAGGATGATTATTATGTTTTTCGTGAGAAGCAGGATGAGATCGTCGGCAGGCGAAACAAGAAGAAGTACCGCTTGGGGGACCCCGTATCGGTTCGGGTAGAAAAGATCAACCTTGAGAAAAGATGGATAGATCTCTGTCTAGCAAACGACGGGCCAGCTTGAGCTCCGCGGCCTGAATTTTCTTTTTTTACCGCAATCCGCTTGACACGAACCGCCCCCAACTTTAGTATTTGTCTAGCCTCCCCTCTCTTGTGCGTGAGGGATCGGTATCGTTTAGAACCGATAGTATAAAATAGGGGCTTTTCCCTGGCTGTGGTGAGCAAGCCCGTCGTTCTGGAACGGGAAGCCTAAAGCAGCCATAAAGGTCCCACCTGGTTGAGCCAGGGTTCAAAACGTAAAGATCCACACGGCAAAGACAGGGGGGCTAAATATCATCCTCCTTGAATTAGAGGAGGATGGGATTTGGGTCCTGCGGAAGGGAAGGGATCTTGGTTTTAGATTCGCAGGGCGGTGCGTTAACAGGAGGCAGTTGTAAGGAAGAAGTGGATTTTTGGGAGACAGCGCTCATGAGATTGGTTTTTATGAAGGAATTTTCCATTAAAGATTTGTTGTCCGGTTTTTTAAGGGGTAACAACGATTCCTTTCTTGAGAGAGCGGGCTCCCTTCGGTCTTCCTCACTGTAATTTTTCTTGAACGACAAACAGGGGTTGCGCCAACACTATCTGGAGAGGCGTCTTGCCTTATCACCAGAGGAGATTAGGTCGAGAAGCCTTGCCGTTCAGAGGAGGGTGATCGGCTCCCTTTCTTTTGCTACTTTTGAAAACATCGCCTTTTATTATCCGATTCGGGGTGAGGTCGAAATCTGGTTGCTCCTTCAAGAGTTTTACAAAAGAAATGGGGGGGTGTTTTTTCCAAAGGTTGTCGAACATAACCTGGAGCTGGTCCGTTGCCACGAAGGGACTTCGTTTATCAAGGGATCGTATGGTATTCCAGAGCCACCTGACGTCTCGTCGGTTTCCGAATCAATTTTGGACTGTATTTTTGTCCCCGGCGTTGCCTTTGACCGCCAGGGTTTTCGAATTGGTTATGGGGGAGGATATTATGATGCCTTTCTCAGCCGGTTTCCTTGCCTTAAAATTGGGCTTGCCTACGATTTTCAACTAATCGATCGGCTTCCGGTTCATGAGGGGGATGTTCCTTGTGACGGGGTCGTTAGTGAATCTGAAATAATTGGGAGGGTTCTATGATTTCTATATGGATTCTTGTGGGAGGTGCTGGACTCGGTTTGGTCATCGGATTTTTGGTTCGGCATATTCTTTCTGCAAAAGAAAAAAGCTCTGAGCAAAACAGGTTGAAGCTTCTGGCTGAAGAGGCGGAGGCGAGAGCGAGAACAATTCAGAAAGAGGCCGAAGTTTCGGCCAAAGATCTTCTTTTGAAAACTCGCTTACAGGCCGAGGAAGAATCGAAGTCACGGCGGCGTGATCTGGAGGTTCTGGAAAGAAAGGTGGGATTACATGAGGAGGAACTGGAGAGAAGACGGCGCGAGTTCGACAACCGGGAACAGGATCTTCGCCGTTTGGACCAAAGTGTCAATGAGCGGAGGGGGAAACTTGATCGATTAGAAGCGGAATATGGCCAACTCGTTGAAAAAACCAAAAAGGGTTTGGAGCAGATCGCCGGGCTCTCTTCCGAAGAGGCAAAAAAGCGACTCATGGATGAGATGATTTCCGAGGCCCGCCACGAAGCGGCACGTGAAATGAAGCGCATTGAAGATGAGGCGACTGAAAATGCCGAGAGGGAAGGGAAAAAAATTATCAGCATGGCGATTGGACGAATTGCGGGTGACTGGGTTCAGGAATCAACTACTGCAGCGGTTAAGCTCCCATCCGATGATATGAAGGGAAGGGTTATCGGGCGTGAAGGGAGAAATATTCGTACGCTTGAGGCGCTGACAGGTGTCGATTTGATTATTGATGATACTCCCGGTGCGGTGATTCTCTCCTGTCATAATCCGGTGAGGCGCGAGATTGCACGAATTACGCTTGAAAAATTACTGCAGGACGGGAGGATTCATCCGGCTCGCATTGAGGAGATTCTCAAGAAGGTAACCCAGGATGTTGAGAAGGGAATCAAGGAGGCGGGTCAACAGGCCCTTTTGGAAATGGATATTCACGGAGTGCATCCGGAAATTGCGCGGCTTCTTGGAACCTTGAAGTATCGTTACAGTTATGCCCAGAATGTTCTCCAGCATTCCATTGAGGTCGGTTTTTTCTGCGGCATGATGGGGGCGGAGCTTGGGCTCAAGCCAAAGGTTGCGCGACGGGCCGGTCTTTTGCACGACATTGGAAAGGCATTGTCTCATGAAATTGAGGGATCTCATGCGGTGATTGGGGGAGAGTTTGCCAAAAAGTATGGAGAACTACCTGAGGTCGTTCATGGTATCTGGGCTCATCATGAAGACATTCCTCAGGAGTCCGTGCTTGATCATCTTGTTGAGGCGGCGGATGCGCTCTCAGGGGCCCGTCCAGGGGCCCGGATGGAACAGGCCGAGGCCTACGTCAAGCGGCTGGAGGATCTGGAAACGATTGCTTACTCGTTTGAAAATGTGGAAAAGGCATACGCGATTCAGGCGGGACGTGAGCTTCGGGTTATGGTGGAACCCGACAAGATTTCCGATGATGGAGCCGTCTGGCTTTGCAAGGATATTAGTAAACGGATTGAAAAGGAGTTGACCTATCCAGGCCAGATACGCGTTATGGTGATTCGGGAGAAGCGTGCCGTGGAGTTCGCAAAATAACATGAAAGTGCTTTTTATTGGTGATGTTTTTGGCGAACCCGGTCGGCGTGCCATCAAACAACTTCTTCCGCCTCTTCGAAAAGAATATGGAATCGACTTTGTCATTGCCAATGTCGAAAATGCCGCTCATGGAAAAGGGGTGACCCCAAAAATTATTGAAGAGCTCCAAGAGGCAGGGGTCGGGGCATTTACTTCGGGAAATCACATTTGGGACAACAGGGAGATCATCCCCTATATCAAGGAATCAAAGGTGCTGATTCGGCCGGCCAATTATCTTCCTACAAATCCGGGTCGTGGGTCGCTCTGTTTTGATGTTTACTGTGGCGTGAAACTGGTCATTATTAATCTGGAAGGCCAGCGTCTTATGGGGAATGGTGTCTCATCTCCTTTTCAGGTTGTTGATGGAGAACTTGAGAAATGGAAGGGGAGGGCTGATCTTGTGATTGTGGATATTCATGCTGAGGCGACCAGCGAGAAGAGGGGTATGGGATGGTATCTTGATGGACGCGTTGCGGCCGTTGTTGGGACCCATACACATGTTCCAACAGCCGATGAGGAAGTTCTTCCAAAGGGTACGGCCTACATTACGGATATCGGGATGACGGGTCCCTATGCCTCTGTCATCGGTTTAAAGAAAGAAGTTGCCTTGGAAAAGTTTGTGAAACAGATGCCAGCCACTTTTGAGATGGCCACGGAGGATATCCGCCTCTATGCCGTGCTGTTGGAGCTTGAAGAACGGACAGGTATTGCGAGAAAGATCACACGGGTGGAAAGGCGACTCAAATGACAAAGAAGGTGGAGGAGCAGATTCGAGAGTTGAGGAGGGGAGTTGTTGAGATCCACTCGGAAGAGGAGCTGATCCAAAAACTTGAGAGAGGAAAACCACTCAGGGTCAAGGCTGGTTTCGATCCAACGGCCCCTGATCTTCATTTGGGGC
This is a stretch of genomic DNA from Deltaproteobacteria bacterium. It encodes these proteins:
- a CDS encoding 5-formyltetrahydrofolate cyclo-ligase, with the protein product MNDKQGLRQHYLERRLALSPEEIRSRSLAVQRRVIGSLSFATFENIAFYYPIRGEVEIWLLLQEFYKRNGGVFFPKVVEHNLELVRCHEGTSFIKGSYGIPEPPDVSSVSESILDCIFVPGVAFDRQGFRIGYGGGYYDAFLSRFPCLKIGLAYDFQLIDRLPVHEGDVPCDGVVSESEIIGRVL
- a CDS encoding TIGR00282 family metallophosphoesterase; translated protein: MKVLFIGDVFGEPGRRAIKQLLPPLRKEYGIDFVIANVENAAHGKGVTPKIIEELQEAGVGAFTSGNHIWDNREIIPYIKESKVLIRPANYLPTNPGRGSLCFDVYCGVKLVIINLEGQRLMGNGVSSPFQVVDGELEKWKGRADLVIVDIHAEATSEKRGMGWYLDGRVAAVVGTHTHVPTADEEVLPKGTAYITDIGMTGPYASVIGLKKEVALEKFVKQMPATFEMATEDIRLYAVLLELEERTGIARKITRVERRLK
- the rny gene encoding ribonuclease Y; protein product: MISIWILVGGAGLGLVIGFLVRHILSAKEKSSEQNRLKLLAEEAEARARTIQKEAEVSAKDLLLKTRLQAEEESKSRRRDLEVLERKVGLHEEELERRRREFDNREQDLRRLDQSVNERRGKLDRLEAEYGQLVEKTKKGLEQIAGLSSEEAKKRLMDEMISEARHEAAREMKRIEDEATENAEREGKKIISMAIGRIAGDWVQESTTAAVKLPSDDMKGRVIGREGRNIRTLEALTGVDLIIDDTPGAVILSCHNPVRREIARITLEKLLQDGRIHPARIEEILKKVTQDVEKGIKEAGQQALLEMDIHGVHPEIARLLGTLKYRYSYAQNVLQHSIEVGFFCGMMGAELGLKPKVARRAGLLHDIGKALSHEIEGSHAVIGGEFAKKYGELPEVVHGIWAHHEDIPQESVLDHLVEAADALSGARPGARMEQAEAYVKRLEDLETIAYSFENVEKAYAIQAGRELRVMVEPDKISDDGAVWLCKDISKRIEKELTYPGQIRVMVIREKRAVEFAK